One region of Paralichthys olivaceus isolate ysfri-2021 chromosome 12, ASM2471397v2, whole genome shotgun sequence genomic DNA includes:
- the letm1 gene encoding mitochondrial proton/calcium exchanger protein isoform X2 has product MASILFTRSRAPLMKTSRSLKNEFRKGKRQDGACFNCSAVRLSSQILDGRPGSLSHVSPFGPYLPVLDGNVGPCQSSDSQRLYCPFLLGASPSMQPAITAGAQWTIARAQDISGVRWIHISRRRWDDSKVEKSLRSIKDKKKLEEGGPVYSPTLDAERVRRTVRQWVVDEVKHYYHGFRLLWIDTTIAGRMLWRVLNGNVLSRRERRQFLRTCADVFRLLPFLVFIIVPFMEFLLPVALKLFPNMLPSTFETQSKKEERLKKELRVKLEMAKFLQDTIEEIALRNKAAQGDVTEEFSTFFQKIRNSGERPSNEQIIKFSKLFEDELTLDNLTRPQLVALCRLLELQSIGTNNFLRFQLIMKLRAIRADDKLIAEEGVESLNVNEVQAACRARGMRSLGVTEDRLREQLIQWLELHLNQQIPTSLLLLSRAMFLPDTLSPADQLKTTLQTLPEMVTKEAQLKVAEMELSKVDNKTKVETMLQEEAAIRQDNKDREMERLADAAEKVARGELELEAERVKTEAAMSKADMVAHSEILRDTAPVIEAIKFEQWQTFLCFQDEEITKEEIDMLSDACSKLKEQKRLLTLEKEELEELKDDVQEYNEDLEEIKKELFKSGQEKTVEESKASQRLSKRVNRMIGRIDNIILELEKDKVILDGRMDSGSTPPVGENLISIDELINVMRQIQNIPEHKLQSIAEALDDNKDGKIDIDDVIKVVELIDKEDIDISTTQVTDIMVMLQKEEKLVEKEKAKDKVEKEQAATLNN; this is encoded by the exons ATGGCCTCGATCCTGTTCACCAGGTCCCGGGCACCTCTAATGAAAACGTCCCGGTCTTTAAAGAACGAGTTCCGCAAAG GGAAACGACAAGATGGTGCCTGTTTCAACTGCTCAGCCGTCAGACTCTCCAGTCAGAT ACTTGATGGACGACCTGGAAGTTTGTCCCACGTCTCTCCATTCGGTCCTTACCTCCCTGTGTTAGATGGAAATGTGGGCCCCTGCCAGAGCTCGGACTCACAGCGGCTCTACTGCCCTTTTTTGCTGGGGGCCTCCCCCTCAATGCAACCTGCGATCACAGCAGGGGCCCAGTGGACGATAGCACGGGCCCAGGACATCTCCGGAGTCAGGTGGATACACATCtcgaggaggaggtgggacgATTCGAAGGTGGAGAAATCCCTGCGTTCGATAAAGGACAAGAAGAAGCTGGAGGAAGGAGGGCCGGTGTACAGTCCCACGCTGGATGCAGAACGTGTGAGGAGGACGGTCCGACAGTGGGTGGTGGATGAAGTCAAGCACTACTACCACGGCTTCAGGCTACTGTGGATTGACACCACCATTGCCGGGCGAATGCTGTGGAGGGTGTTGAACGGAAACGTCCTGTCCCGACGCGAGAGGAGACAG TTTCTCAGAACGTGTGCAGACGTCTTCCGACTTCTTCCCTTCCTGGTCTTCATCATCGTCCCCTTCATGGAGTTCCTGCTCCCCGTAGCTCTGAAACTCTTCCCCAACATGTTGCCGTCCACCTTTGAGACACAGTCAAAGAAG GAGGAGAGGTTAAAAAAGGAGCTGAGGGTCAAACTGGAGATGGCCAAGTTCTTGCAGGACACCATCGAGGAGATCGCTCTGAGGAACAAGGCGGCCCAGGGCGACGTGACGGAGGAGTTCTCCACCTTCTTCCAGAAG ATCCGCAACTCCGGTGAACGTCCCAGTAATGAGCAGATCATCAAGTTCTCCAAGCTGTTTGAGGACGAGCTGACTCTGGATAACCTGACCCGACCTCAGCTGGTGGCTCTCTGCCGCCTCCTGGAGCTCCAGTCCATCGGGACCAACAACTTCCTCCGCTTCCAGCTCATCATGAAGCTGAGGGCCATCCGTGCAGACGACAAG CTCATAGCTGAGGAAGGAGTGGAGAGTCTGAACGTGAACGAGGTGCAGGCAGCCTGTCGCGCCAGAGGGATGAGATCTCTCGGCGTCACAGAAGATCGACTGAGAGAGCAACTCATCCAg TGGCTGGAGCTGCATCTGAACCAGCAGATCCccacctctctgctgctgctgtcccgAGCCATGTTCCTGCCCGACACGCTGTCTCCTGCCGACCAGCTGAAGACCACGCTGCAGACGCTCCCTGAGATGGTG ACGAAGGAGGCCCAGTTGAAGGTGGCAGAGATGGAGCTCTCCAAAGTCGACAATAAGACCAAAGTGGAGAcgatgctgcaggaggaggcggCCATCCGCCAGGACAACAAGGACCGTGAGATGGAGAGGTTGGCTGACGCTGCGGAGAAGGTCGCCAGG GGTGAGCTGGAGCTCGAAGCAGAGCGGGTGAAGACAGAGGCAGCAATGTCCAAGGCTGACATGGTCGCTCACTCAGAGATACTGAGGGATACAGCACCTGTCATAGAGGCAATCAAG TTTGAACAGTGGCAGACTTTCCTGTGTTTCCAG GATGAGGAGATCACCAAAGAAGAGATCGACATGTTGAGCGACGCCTGCTCAAAGCTGAAGGAGCAGAAGAGGCTGTTGACTCTGGAGAAAGAAGAGCTGGAAGAGCTGAAGGATGACGTTCAAGAATACAACGAG GATctggaggaaataaagaagGAGCTCTTCAAGAGCGGCCAGGAGAAGACAGTGGAGGAGTCAAAGGCGAGCCAGCGCCTGTCGAAGAGAGTGAACCGAATGATCGGCCGCATCGACAACATCAtcctggagctggagaaggacaAGGTCATCCTGGACGGGAGGATGGACAGCGGAAGCACCCCACCTGTTGG GGAGAACCTCATCAGCATCGACGAGCTGATCAACGTCATGCGGCAGATCCAGAACATTCCAGAGCACAAGCTGCAGAGCATCGCCGAGGCGCTCGACGACAACAAGGACGGGAAGATCGACATCGACGACGTCATCAAA GTGGTGGAGCTGATTGACAAGGAGGACATCGACATCTCCACCACTCAGGTGACCGACATCATGGTGATgctgcagaaggaggagaagctggtGGAGAAGGAAAAGGCCAAAGACAAAGTGGAGAAGGAGCAGGCAGCCACGCTCAACAACTAG